In the genome of Cupriavidus taiwanensis, one region contains:
- a CDS encoding tetratricopeptide repeat protein: MALTDSRDLAVSTLNTRSVAQYETALRLLNGYYGDPLAVIDAALADDPGFAMGHALRAALMVTSGDGTAEPMLRQSVEAGEALHARANERERRHIAAARAWLDGDFERAVRCYGDIVIDYPRDLLALQTAHLGDFLLGQSTMLRDRVARALPHWDAAMPGYGYVLGMHAFGLEETQLYERAEEAGRRALECQPRDPWAVHAVAHVMEMQGRTDDGIAWLEGRRQDWADDNMLAVHNWWHLALFLLEDDRTDEVLALYDRAISRPAPAIALDLVDASALLWRLQLRGVDVGRRWHAVADDWLGRGAAGYYAFNDVHAVMASLGAQRPAAADQVRAALERAALGNGTNAMMSREVGLPVADALIAFAQGDYATAIELLVPVRLVAHRFGGSHAQRDVIGLTLLEAALRSGSGNLALALTAERAALKPVSPSLRRLVQRADTCRAQP; this comes from the coding sequence ATGGCACTGACGGATTCCAGGGACCTCGCGGTCTCGACCCTGAACACGCGCTCGGTGGCGCAGTACGAGACCGCCCTGCGCCTGCTGAACGGCTACTACGGCGACCCGCTCGCCGTGATCGACGCGGCGCTGGCCGACGACCCCGGCTTCGCCATGGGCCACGCGCTGCGCGCCGCGCTGATGGTGACCTCCGGCGACGGCACCGCCGAGCCCATGCTGCGCCAGAGCGTCGAGGCCGGCGAGGCCCTGCATGCCCGCGCCAACGAGCGCGAGCGCCGCCATATCGCCGCGGCTCGCGCCTGGCTCGACGGGGACTTCGAGCGCGCCGTGCGCTGCTATGGCGACATCGTGATCGATTATCCACGCGACCTGCTGGCGCTGCAGACCGCGCACCTGGGCGACTTCCTGCTGGGCCAGTCGACCATGCTGCGCGACCGCGTGGCGCGGGCGCTGCCGCACTGGGACGCCGCCATGCCCGGCTACGGCTACGTGCTCGGCATGCACGCGTTCGGCCTGGAAGAGACGCAGCTCTACGAGCGCGCCGAAGAAGCCGGGCGGCGCGCGCTGGAATGCCAGCCGCGCGACCCGTGGGCCGTGCATGCGGTCGCGCACGTGATGGAGATGCAGGGCCGCACCGACGACGGCATTGCCTGGCTCGAAGGCCGGCGCCAGGACTGGGCCGACGACAACATGCTGGCGGTGCATAACTGGTGGCACCTGGCGCTGTTCCTGCTGGAAGACGACCGGACCGACGAGGTGCTCGCGCTGTACGACCGCGCCATCAGCCGGCCCGCGCCGGCGATCGCGCTGGACCTGGTCGATGCCTCGGCGCTGCTGTGGCGGCTGCAGCTGCGCGGCGTCGACGTGGGCCGGCGCTGGCATGCAGTGGCGGATGACTGGCTCGGCCGCGGTGCGGCCGGTTATTACGCCTTCAACGACGTGCATGCGGTGATGGCCAGCCTGGGCGCGCAGCGCCCCGCCGCGGCCGACCAGGTGCGCGCCGCACTGGAGCGGGCCGCGCTGGGCAACGGCACCAACGCGATGATGTCGCGCGAGGTGGGGCTGCCGGTCGCCGATGCGCTGATCGCGTTCGCACAGGGCGATTACGCCACCGCCATCGAGCTGCTGGTGCCGGTGCGCCTGGTGGCCCACCGCTTCGGCGGCAGCCACGCGCAGCGCGACGTGATCGGCCTGACCCTGCTCGAAGCGGCGCTGCGCAGCGGCAGCGGCAACCTGGCGCTCGCGCTCACCGCCGAGCGCGCCGCGCTCAAGCCCGTCAGCCCGAGCCTGCGCCGGCTGGTGCAGCGCGCCGACACCTGCCGCGCGCAACCCTGA
- a CDS encoding DUF6152 family protein — translation MPSIRALFRPALLRPILGAAALAMATVPAIAHHGWSTYDETKPMTLTGKIVESHYENPHAHIRIDAGGKRWLAVLAPVSRMEARGATSDKVAVGREVTLVGYASKEKPDELRAERITVDGKTVELR, via the coding sequence ATGCCCAGCATCCGCGCCCTGTTCCGTCCCGCCCTGCTCCGCCCCATCCTCGGCGCCGCCGCGCTGGCCATGGCGACCGTGCCGGCCATCGCCCACCACGGCTGGTCGACCTACGACGAGACCAAACCGATGACGCTGACCGGCAAGATCGTCGAAAGCCATTACGAGAACCCGCACGCGCATATCCGCATCGACGCCGGCGGCAAGCGCTGGCTCGCGGTGCTGGCGCCCGTGTCGCGCATGGAAGCGCGCGGCGCGACCTCGGACAAGGTCGCGGTGGGCCGCGAGGTCACGCTGGTCGGCTACGCCAGCAAGGAAAAACCGGACGAGCTGCGCGCCGAGCGCATCACCGTGGACGGCAAGACGGTCGAGCTGCGCTGA
- a CDS encoding DUF6644 family protein → MPALFTTWTEWAGALARLPFATALRSSAWAYPAVEIVHLAGMALLFGSIVVVDMRLAGLGRRLPVSLLLRHALPFTIGAFIAVAASGVLLFVAHADELAANPAFLAKLGLIVLALANVLWFHAGPSRSLHDRERGWDADAPPPAGARLNAILSIAAWLLVICAGRLIAYV, encoded by the coding sequence ATGCCGGCGCTCTTCACCACCTGGACGGAATGGGCCGGCGCGCTGGCGCGGCTGCCGTTCGCGACGGCGCTGCGCAGTTCGGCGTGGGCCTATCCCGCGGTGGAGATCGTCCACCTCGCCGGCATGGCGCTGCTGTTCGGCTCCATCGTCGTGGTCGACATGCGGCTGGCGGGGCTTGGCCGGCGCCTGCCGGTCAGCCTGCTGCTGCGCCATGCGCTGCCCTTCACCATCGGCGCCTTCATCGCCGTTGCGGCCAGCGGCGTGCTGCTGTTCGTGGCCCATGCCGACGAACTGGCCGCCAACCCCGCATTCCTCGCCAAGCTGGGGCTGATCGTGCTGGCGCTCGCCAACGTGTTGTGGTTCCACGCCGGGCCCAGCCGCAGCCTGCATGACCGTGAACGCGGCTGGGACGCCGACGCCCCGCCGCCTGCCGGCGCCCGCCTGAACGCCATCCTGTCCATTGCCGCCTGGCTGCTGGTGATCTGCGCCGGACGGCTGATCGCTTATGTCTGA
- a CDS encoding helix-turn-helix transcriptional regulator has protein sequence MTKATIQTARVAGNSPDQIHAALSQLYPGVAVHTASPALDFELQQHQFGELAVIRLSTTAVIQLDLVQRLDGYLLLTAAQGAGLETGKSASAPLAPMPPSFVLDMQQVAVWRWQPGSYDMVMIDGARLHNRLRHLLERPLVQRVRFQPSIPADAPALQLARALAGAAPGLRRDDVRMRACAAELALSLADALAYAVLDDIPHNYSLRLEQRHAGPSPRHVKRAIDYIHANAHAVPALDDIARAARVSVRTLQAGFARFQGCSPMQYAKRVRLEGVYSALRGGELEHSVAQIARQWGFSHLGQFAHDYRLAFGETPSETRRTRQSASNDEAFASRGGMPG, from the coding sequence ATGACCAAAGCCACGATCCAGACCGCGCGCGTCGCGGGGAACAGCCCGGACCAGATCCACGCAGCGCTGTCGCAGCTCTATCCCGGGGTGGCGGTACACACGGCGTCGCCAGCATTGGACTTCGAACTGCAGCAACACCAGTTTGGCGAACTTGCGGTGATCCGGCTGTCGACCACAGCCGTGATCCAGCTGGACCTGGTTCAGCGCCTTGACGGCTACCTGCTACTGACAGCCGCGCAAGGCGCGGGACTGGAGACCGGCAAGAGCGCGTCGGCGCCGCTGGCGCCAATGCCGCCATCGTTTGTGCTCGACATGCAGCAGGTGGCGGTCTGGAGGTGGCAGCCCGGCAGCTACGACATGGTCATGATCGACGGCGCGCGCCTGCACAACCGGCTGCGGCACCTGCTGGAGCGCCCGCTGGTGCAGCGCGTGCGATTCCAGCCGTCGATCCCGGCCGATGCCCCGGCGCTGCAGCTGGCGCGCGCGCTGGCCGGCGCCGCCCCGGGCTTGCGGCGCGATGACGTGCGCATGCGCGCCTGCGCGGCGGAGCTGGCGCTGAGCCTGGCCGATGCCCTGGCCTACGCCGTGCTGGACGATATCCCGCACAACTATTCGCTGCGGCTGGAGCAGCGCCACGCGGGCCCGTCGCCGCGCCACGTCAAGCGCGCGATCGACTATATCCATGCCAATGCGCACGCCGTGCCGGCGCTGGACGACATCGCCCGCGCGGCACGCGTCAGCGTGCGCACGCTGCAGGCGGGCTTCGCGCGCTTCCAGGGCTGCTCGCCGATGCAGTATGCCAAGCGCGTGCGGCTGGAGGGCGTCTACAGCGCCCTGCGCGGCGGCGAGCTCGAGCATTCGGTGGCGCAGATCGCGCGGCAATGGGGCTTCAGCCACCTCGGCCAGTTCGCCCATGACTACCGCCTGGCCTTCGGCGAAACACCGTCGGAAACGCGGCGCACGCGCCAGAGTGCGTCCAACGACGAGGCCTTCGCCAGCCGCGGCGGCATGCCCGGCTGA